TGCTTTTTTTGATAAAATATTAAATCTATATTGTCCTTCCTCGTATCTGACAACTTGAATATCTGCTAATTCATACTTCACTTTGTCTTGAAATTGGTCTTGAATAGAATTCACCAGCGCTCTATAAGTAAGCAACTTGTCGGCTTTATGTTCTTGCAGAATTTCACTTTTCACTTTATTGTTTATGTTTACTGCCTCTTGAAAGCTATTGTTGTCATTTATGTATATACCTTTATCATATACATAAGTGATGCCAGCAGGAGTACAGGAAAGAACCAACTTGCATATAGGGCACACAGCAATATCATTACTAAAATTCCAAGTATGAGAGGATTTCCTACTGACATCAAACCCTATATTATTTAGAAAGCTCAAGTCATTTTTCAAGTCTTTTATATTTCTACCACAAGTAAAGCAATTGAATTTTTCATTAGTAGCTTTTTTATCTATATATTCTTTAACAGGCTCAATAAAATAGTTCTTGTAATCTAAGTAAATATCTTTTTCCTTTGTTTGCGGATTTAAAAAACAAACTCCATCCCACGAATGTTTTATTATAGTATAGATGACATTTTTTCCTGCTAAATATTTCCTATAATTATCTTTATTACAATAGCTAATTATTACTTTCAATTGTTGAAACATATTTTTTATTTCAGAGTCTTTATCTTTTATTGATTCCTTCTTTCTTATTTTTATTATTTGTAGTTCCTTTGCTAACTCTAAAATATCTACTTCATCATTAATAAGTTCATATGCCGCTCTATAGCTATTACTGTTCAAATAATATTTCACTACATTTTTAATGTAGTTATTTAGTACTTCTAAATCTTCTTCTTCAAAAGTTTCAAAGTTCTTATCCTCATGATACTTGATTGTACTTTCATAAGATACTATTTTAAAGTAGGATAAGTATGCTTGATACTTATTAATAAAATACTTAAAGTATTTCTCTTCAAAGTTTTCTAATAAAGATAAGTCCAACTCCATATACTGTTCTGCATAATCCACCTTATCTCCTGAATGTTTTAGTACATTATATAATCCTACCAACCCAGCATTATACAACCAATCACTCATCTCTAACCTTATCTTCTCCCCCATCTCCTCACCTCCTTACACAATATCCACCATGCCGAATCCACTGCTCCTTTTACTACCAATACCGGCCTTGTATAAATAATCTAAAATGTATGGTTGTCCTTTCATTTTTATGTTGGTTATATTAGAAAGCACTTCAATACCATAGTTTTTTACCTTGACTTCTTTGTTGGTCTGTGCTATTTCTATCTTTACATCTTCAAAGTCCAACAATCCTTTTTCTCCCAATGCATCTTTTATTTGATACTTCAGGTTTTCTATAAAAATAGCTTGTCCTTCTTGATTGCTTAGAGAATGATACCAGGTTTTTTTGTTATTTCCGCTATGTTCTCTAACTACTATAGGACTTAATGGTCTGTAGGTTACCTCGTAACTATGCACCAATTTTTCTCTAATAAGATTAATTTTTTGCAATGTTATAGTATTATTGGTTATAGGATAGCTTTTTCCTTTATTATGTAGAATAGAATTGAAAAACATTATGCCATCTTCATGATGATAAGATGAAAAGTTCAATAAAATTTTCTTACTTGGAACAAGGATTTCTTCTCTTAAAAATTTACAATTACCTAAGTATAAAGAGAAAGTAAAGTCTTTCTTTTTGTTCTGTTCCTCCATATATAGGGCTTTGTAATAATCTTCATTGTATGAACTAAAGCAACTTTTGAGCAGCGATAAAATAATCCTATTTTTATCCTTAGGTATCATCTCGTTTTCTAATAAAATTTCTACACCAAATCGCATAGCTCCACCTCCCAACTCTATTATAATTTATAAATAGGAAATATAATGTACTGTTTCAAAAATTTGGTTGATTAATTTCAAAAAAATAATCTCTAAGAGATTATTTATACAAACTTGCGATTTTATTGATTTCTTCAAATACATCCTCTTTAAGTTTCAGTGGTTCTAGCACCTCCACACTACTTCCCATACTCATAATCCAAGTCTTTATTTCAGTGTAACCTTTGATTTTTGCTTGAAAGTATATCGTATTTTCATCCATTACCGTTATTCTTTGATTCTTAGCAATTTGCTTTTCTTTTACGATCTCACTCATAGGATAGTAGATTTTCAATTTAAGCTCTATAAGCTCATCATTATATATTCCAAAGGATTTTTCTAAAACTTCCTCAAAGTCAAAGGGGATTTTTTCATTAAACTTCTCTTTTAGTATTTCATAGGTTATAATTCTAGATAATTTAAAAAACCTTATACC
The sequence above is drawn from the Clostridium formicaceticum genome and encodes:
- the cas8a1 gene encoding type I-B CRISPR-associated protein Cas8b1/Cst1 — encoded protein: MGEKIRLEMSDWLYNAGLVGLYNVLKHSGDKVDYAEQYMELDLSLLENFEEKYFKYFINKYQAYLSYFKIVSYESTIKYHEDKNFETFEEEDLEVLNNYIKNVVKYYLNSNSYRAAYELINDEVDILELAKELQIIKIRKKESIKDKDSEIKNMFQQLKVIISYCNKDNYRKYLAGKNVIYTIIKHSWDGVCFLNPQTKEKDIYLDYKNYFIEPVKEYIDKKATNEKFNCFTCGRNIKDLKNDLSFLNNIGFDVSRKSSHTWNFSNDIAVCPICKLVLSCTPAGITYVYDKGIYINDNNSFQEAVNINNKVKSEILQEHKADKLLTYRALVNSIQDQFQDKVKYELADIQVVRYEEGQYRFNILSKKALCIIRQSQNDLNNIIHSGFKEINTYFNIYELVINRILNNHNLFTLIQKLLVYKLSNPKDCRFNTSQLVSILNINFRCLEGMDYMKNTDKDIIKNANISGYYLREQYKEKGAQDKLNGISYRLLNALKTNNKDMFMDTLLNCYLYSQKTVPSIFLEALKDDEKYKTIGYAFVTGLIEGKESTKKNGGDE
- the cas6 gene encoding CRISPR-associated endoribonuclease Cas6 gives rise to the protein MRFGVEILLENEMIPKDKNRIILSLLKSCFSSYNEDYYKALYMEEQNKKKDFTFSLYLGNCKFLREEILVPSKKILLNFSSYHHEDGIMFFNSILHNKGKSYPITNNTITLQKINLIREKLVHSYEVTYRPLSPIVVREHSGNNKKTWYHSLSNQEGQAIFIENLKYQIKDALGEKGLLDFEDVKIEIAQTNKEVKVKNYGIEVLSNITNIKMKGQPYILDYLYKAGIGSKRSSGFGMVDIV